The Candidatus Palauibacter soopunensis genome includes a window with the following:
- a CDS encoding tyrosine-type recombinase/integrase, whose protein sequence is MTKRPRTLTAAFVRTINRPGVYGDGRGGRGLSLRVHRTKAGRISKTWRQRLRIEGRLTSVGLGPYPEITLAEARRKALDNSRAVRHGGDPRGHGVPTFAEAVERTIELHRDSWKVGGTVAKEWAATFRVHAVPLLDKPVDRITSADVLACLAPIWASKPAAARRAKRRFSAVFRWCVGKNLRPDDPVDRAVAALPRVNGYAPTHYRALPHREVAAAIRAIRGVRYIHPSAMPCVEMIALTAVRAGEARGARWDEIDLEAGVWTIPASRMKAGREFSVPLSTGALGVLERARALAPDSSLVFPSRTGAVLPRNAPGRVLRRAGITSTVHGFRSSARSWMAETGVAAEVAEACLAHVPRSRVVQAYQRSDLLERRAVVMQAWSEYVTHRMGAAGR, encoded by the coding sequence ATGACGAAACGACCTAGGACGCTCACCGCCGCCTTCGTCCGCACGATCAACCGTCCGGGCGTCTACGGCGACGGCCGAGGCGGGCGGGGACTGAGCCTCAGGGTCCACCGCACCAAGGCCGGCCGCATCAGCAAGACGTGGCGCCAGCGGCTTCGGATCGAGGGACGGCTCACCTCGGTCGGGCTCGGGCCGTATCCCGAAATCACGCTCGCCGAGGCGCGCCGCAAGGCGCTGGACAACAGCCGGGCGGTCCGCCACGGCGGCGATCCGCGCGGGCACGGCGTCCCCACGTTTGCCGAGGCGGTCGAACGCACCATCGAGCTGCACCGCGACAGCTGGAAGGTAGGGGGCACGGTGGCCAAGGAGTGGGCCGCGACGTTCCGCGTCCATGCCGTGCCCCTGCTTGACAAGCCTGTGGACCGGATCACGAGCGCGGACGTGCTGGCGTGCCTCGCGCCGATCTGGGCATCGAAGCCCGCCGCCGCCCGGAGAGCCAAGCGCCGGTTCTCCGCGGTCTTCCGCTGGTGCGTTGGGAAGAATCTCCGCCCGGACGACCCGGTGGACCGGGCGGTCGCGGCGCTGCCGAGGGTGAACGGCTACGCGCCCACCCATTACCGCGCCCTGCCGCATCGGGAGGTCGCGGCCGCCATCCGGGCGATACGTGGGGTGAGGTACATCCACCCGTCGGCGATGCCGTGCGTCGAGATGATCGCGTTGACGGCGGTGCGGGCCGGAGAGGCACGCGGGGCGCGGTGGGACGAGATCGACCTGGAAGCGGGCGTGTGGACGATCCCGGCGTCGAGGATGAAGGCGGGTCGCGAGTTCTCCGTTCCGTTGAGCACGGGCGCGCTCGGCGTTCTGGAGCGGGCGCGGGCGCTTGCTCCGGACTCGTCGCTCGTGTTCCCGTCGCGAACCGGCGCGGTGTTGCCGAGGAACGCGCCGGGGCGTGTGCTCCGGCGGGCGGGGATCACCTCCACGGTTCACGGGTTCCGGTCGAGCGCCCGGTCGTGGATGGCCGAGACCGGTGTCGCGGCGGAGGTCGCGGAGGCCTGCCTCGCCCACGTCCCGAGAAGCCGGGTCGTTCAGGCGTACCAGCGCTCCGACCTGCTGGAGCGCCGCGCCGTGGTCATGCAGGCGTGGAGCGAGTACGTCACGCACCGAATGGGGGCCGCCGGGCGCTGA